TGCGGCTTCTTCACGCCGCCCGTGGCCGGCGCGCTCTTGCGGGCCGCTTTGGTGGCCAACTGCTTCCTCGGGGCCTTACCACCGGTCGATTTGCGCGCGGTCTGCTTAGTACGGGCCATGGCGAACGACACCTGCACAACACAGCGGCCGGAAGGGTATCGGTCCCGGGGCCGCAGCAGCCGTCTTTATAGGCACAGTCTTTCCCCTATTGGGCGGAACGATAAAATTGAAAGTCCCGCGCTGGCTACCCATTGGCTGTGACGTCATCCTCCCTGGCGTGCCCGATTGGCTGGGGCAgaatcctccctgcccccagccacccGCCTCCCTGTCTACTTTCCAGTGTGCCAAGAGCTCTTCCTACCTGGTTTCTCCTCTTTCCGGACGAGTcgtgtattttgtgtgtgttgttttgttttccttgcttgttttatatacgtttttttcttttttcttttttttttttactcgcAACTGTTCAGAATGTCTCTCCGCAGCCCTTCACTCCCTAAGTCAGGCTACCCCCGCCttgccctctcttctcttccacgCCCTGTAGCTCCCGAATCGAACCTCAATCTCCGGTTTGGCCCCCGCCCCCCTGGCGACCTCGTTACCTTTTCAGAGCCCCATAGTCGGTCTGAAGGACCGCTTTCCCCCGCCTTTCGGATGGGAAAATTGTCCCCCACCCCGGGCACAAGATTCCGCCTTCGAACGCCCAAGTGGGGTCCCTCATCTCCGCTGCGAAGGCGTCCTCTGGCTTCTAAAAATCCAAAGCCAATCAGCCATAAAGAAGCCCGGCACAGCTAGGCCAAGCCCCAGGCTCGCCAGAATCCCGAAAACCGCCCGCTCCGCTCCTCCTAGGCCTCCAGTACGGGGCAGAGGCCTCAGGGGGGTAACCAGGGAGTTGAGCGCTCGCTGCAGACTGAGGGAAAGCACCGGGGGCCGCCTGACAGGACTCCGTAACAGTCGGCTTGGGCGGCGCCCAAGGGGTTTGTTACGTCCACCTGCGTTACGAGGCTAACGGCCGGGCCCGCTCAGCCCAATCAAGGTGGTCAAGTGCCGCTCGACATGTGCGGGCGTTTGGGAGTCCAAGGCGAGTGGCATTCCCAGCGCCGCACGCGGGTGGGCTTGGCGCTTGCTATCGCGACAAGTGGCATGTCAAGACAACTAGCTACTATAACAGCTCTTTTATTGGAAAGAGTGGgtggctctgaaaagagcctttTGATTTCACAGGTGCTGCCTCTCCGAAACGGGGGCTGGCTGGGCGCCAGACGCCGGCCTCACTTGCCCTTCGCCTTGTGGTGACTCTCCGTCTTCTTAGGGAGCAGCACGGCCTGGATGTTAGGCAAAACACCGCCCTGGGCGATGGTTACTTTGCCCAGCAGCTTATTCAACTCCTCGTCGTTGCGGATGGCCAGCTGCAGGTGACGAGGGATGATGCGCGTCTTCTTGTTGTCTCGGGCGGCGTTACCCGCCAGCTCCAGGATCTCGGCGGTCAGGTACTCCAGCACCGCCGCCATGTACACAGGCGCGCCGGCCCCCACCCGCTCGGCGTAGTTGCCTTTGCGCAGTAGCCGGTGCACACGCCCCACGGGGAACTGGAGACCGGCGCGGGAAGAGCGGGACTTGGCCTTAGCGCGGGCCTTGCCTCCCTGTTTGCCACGACCAGACATGACGGCACTCGGCACTGCGAGTAGCTCCCGACCGACGACCGAGAAAGTCGCCCTAAACGGCTCCGCTTCAGCTTTTTATAGGCAGAACGGCGATTGTCCAACGAGCACTGTGATTGGCTAAACCGTAGCTTTGTCCCGGTGGCCAATAAGAGAGCGCAGGGAGAATCCACTCATTTGcatgaccccctccccccacccccaccccccgcaagaGCGCCACTGAAAACTCGCCAATCACAATACAGCGTACTCAGAGCCTTCATTTGCATACATCCTCTATAAGTCCCGAGTCGCTTCCGGTAGCCTCGGTCCTGCTGTTGTTGTGTTAGCGTTCCTGCTCCTCTCCTTCGCTCGTGCGTTCCGCTATGCCTGAGCCGGCCAAGTCCGCTCCCGCGCCCAAGAAGGGTTCCAAGAAAGCGGTCACCAAAGCCCAGAAGAAGGATGGCAAGAAGCGCAAGCGCAGTCGAAAGGAGAGCTATTCCATCTACGTGTACAAGGTGCTCAAGCAGGTGCACCCCGACACGGGCATCTCGTCCAAGGCCATGGGCATCATGAACTCCTTCGTCAACGACATCTTCGAGCGCATCGCCGGCGAGGCCTCCCGCCTGGCGCATTACAACAAGCGCTCCACCATCACGTCCCGGGAGATCCAGACGGCCGTGCGCCTCCTGCTGCCCGGCGAGCTCGCCAAGCACGCCGTGTCCGAGGGCACCAAGGCCGTCACCAAGTACACCAGCTCCAAGTGAGCTCCTCCTGGGACGCGGCGCTCGCACGAGTCGCCGGCCGCTTGACCCccaaaggctcttttcagagccacCTACCTTGTCAGCGAAAGAGCTTGCGTCACTTGCCTTACTCCGATGTCTCTGTCCCGCTTTCATTCCCCGTGCCACCTACCCGTTTCCCAGCGAACACGTTGCCTTTGAAGGGCGACGGGTAAGGTACCCAGAAAACAGAAGGCCAGTTTTCTGTGGCTTGCCGGAGAACTACCTGGAAGGGCGTGTTCGTTCGCATCCAAGTGAACTGCCTCCGCGGCAAAAGCGTCTAACGGTGCCTGGTCCTCCATGTGTTGAAGGCCATCTACCGAGGAACATCGGGCGGGGAAGCGGGGTTGGCTCTGTGGCATTTAGGTCAGGCCAGTGCTTTGTAACGCGTTCTTTCGTGGGCTCTGGAAGCCTTGTTACGAAGCGTTACTGTAAAACTGCAGCAAAGCAATACTCGAGGCCACGCCTCAGCACCCATAGCAAACTTTTCCGGTGTGCCTGGGTACCTTGATTCCGCGGTCCAAGTAAGTTTTAGTCACACACTCCTCCTGTCTCAGTCTCGCATTCCTTTCAGGCTCGCAGAATCAATACATACTATTGCTCTGCTTAGAGAAGTCAACCACTGTCAGATTAAGGTAATAGAAAGGCTACTGcttaaagtcttttttgttttttcactcgGTCCTTGATACCTACACAGTTCCCCACAGGTGTAGTTTTTTGCTGCCGTAACACAATCTGGATTAGGAAGACAGGAGGAAAGGGGATTTCACGAACCTGTGCCAGCTTCTCGTAAAACGTCCTCCAGAGACCTCAAACAGCAGTTTTTAATCTTAACACCTCTCGGCCTTAAAAAACATTTGTCCCTTGCCCGGAACAGTTCATCCTCTCTGCAAAAATAGAGGAGGCACTAGACATTCGAGAGTCATACCGAGGCCCTCTCCGTTTTGGAGACTAGATGGCTCCAAAGAAGTGTTTCCTAAGAACGGCTCAAAGGCAATTAGACCCTGAACCAGTCAACGTATGGATGAAAACCCCACGGACAGCCACTTGAACCCACATCACTGGGGCACTGGTGGTGAGAGGCAAGGGTGACGGACCTACGGAACACACACCGGGTGACTCACGGTCGGTAATCACTGACGTGTCGCTTTTGCAGTTGCCGTATTCCTGGGTAGGATCCTCATCACGGTTTTGAGTCACGACCCCAGACATTTTCTCGCCTTTTTCCCTAACTGTCCTTTCCCAGAATTGTTTGTAACGCTACGTACAAAACTAGCTGCATTCCCCCTTTATTCCTTCATTAACTCCGGGCACCAAATATGGTACTTTACATTTGTACCCTCATTAGAGTTCAAGAACATTTTAAAGAGGTCAAATGAGAACAGAAGGTAAAGCGCAGAAGAAAGCCATAAAACTGAAActccctaccaaaaaaaaaaaaaaaaaaaaaagttaagcacACTGCAGCGAGGTCCTAGCTCATCCCCTTGCTTTggctcttgtttgtttgtttcttacgTACCTACATAAAACCCCAAATATTATCTTCCGGCATGATTTCTCTTACTTCCTGTCTACTCCACTCAATCAAATACAGGTAACTTATTTCCTAGTCGTTGTACTAAACCTGTCCCTTCTTTCCGAGGCTTTGTCCCGGGCCCCAGGGAACGCCTCCCTGCTTCTGCACATGCCTTGCTCGGATCTATCGCCGGATGAGGCCCACGGCCGGAACTTAAGAAGTTCAGGAAGAGCATGGAGATGGGCGAGGAGGAAGGGGGGCAGAGCGAATAGGGGAGAGATTGAGTTTACAGAGTAggaatataacaaaaaataaaaatgaagatagaaacAACCAACCCCGCCCCCTACGCACACAGTTTAGGAAACTGTGTGAACAACCGAATATGCCGCGGAGGAAGTAGTCAATATTTGGTTCTGAGGACTCTCAAATATATGAGTAGGAAAGCAGAAAACGGCTCATCTTGAACTGACGGTGCAGAACGTGACTCGATGTAACTAAATTACCCACCAATCAATAGGTCCGTTTAGCACCGACATTTACACTTACACGTTTCCAAGCAAAACTGACACCTTGTTCTGTCTCCGGGATGAGTATTTTGGGCACATCGCTTCCCGCAACAAgggagagatttttttaaaaaccacactcTGCACcctgagagaaataaaacacGCCGGGGATATAGcagtaaaaagaacagaaaaggtcCCCGTCCACATAAAGCTACGTCCTAGTAGACAGATGGACGCTGAAATAAGCAAACGAAAGAAATGTGGAACAGAATGACATTAAGGGGGTGATGTGCGCTATGATGGAAAGCAGACTGTGGAGTGCAATGTGGATGACAGGTCTGATCGGTTAATAGTTGAGCAGAGGCCCGATTAAAGTAAGATAGTGAGCCATaggagagcttggagaagagtattccaaaaaaataaaataaagccagcaAGCGCAAAGGCCCTGCCTGAGGCAGGCAAAAGTTCGGGGGAGTTCAGGGAATATGCAAGTCTACTGTGGCTAAAGCACAGTGAGCAAAGGAAAGATTCGCAGAGAGATGACGTCAGAGCGGTTGCCGATCACGTAGGCCATCGAAGGACCTCATAGGCCATTCATTGCAAAGATTTTAGCTTTTATTCGTGATAACTTGGAGTGCCTTTGGAGAGTTTGGTTGGAGTAATGACATGACTCGACTTATGTTTTCTAAAGCTCACCCAAGatgctgtgttaaaaaaaaacacactaggAGAGCAAGAGTACAGGCGGGAAACCTATCAAAGAGGCTACAGTAACAGCATTtcaaaagagagagagctgaTAGCAGTGGAGACGGTGAGAAGGCGCCAAGCCTGGGAAAGCCTGGGAAATTGATCGGTCCATTTTGGAAAGGCCCCTGGTCCGTCCCAAAGTCAATCTAAATTCAatctaatataatcccagggacACAAGAagcgttctctctctctctctctctctctctctctctctctctctctctctctctccccccccctccccccctgtTACACGCTAACCCCCATGCTGTCACACGTTCTCTCTCCATAGCCGTGTGCACCGGCAGCCACGGGGACTCGGCCTTTGGAGCACCCNNNNNNNNNNNNNNNNNNNNNNNNNNNNNNNNNNNNNNNNNNNNNNNNNNNNNNNNNNNNNNNNNNNNNNNNNNNNNNNNNNNNNNNNNNNNNNNNNNNNNNNNNNNNNNNNNNNNNNNNNNNNNNNNNNNNNNNNNNNNNNNNNNNNNNNNNNNNNNNNNNNNNNNNNNNNNNNNNNNNNNNNNNNNNNNNNNNNNNNNNNNNNNNNNNNNNNNNNNNNNNNNNNNNNNNNNNNNNNNNNNNNNNNNNNNNNNNNNNNNNNNNNNNNNNNNNNNNNNNNNNNNNNNNNNNNNNNNNNNNNNNNNNNNNNNNNNNNNNNNNNNNNNNNNNNNNNNNNNNNNNNNNNNNNNNNNNNNNNNNNNNNNNNNNNNNNNNNNNNNNNNNNNNNNNNNNNNNNNNNNNNNNNNNNNNNNNNNNNNNNNNNNNNNNNNNNNNNNNNNNNNNNNNNNNNNNNNNNNNNNNNNNNNNNNNNNNNNNNNNNNNNNNNNNNNNNNNNNNNNGGTAAAGGGAGGCAGTTCGATTGGCTATCCAATAGCCAGTGGGAACAGACTTTTCGTTTGCATCCGGCAATACCAGGAAATGACGGATTCCGTTAACTACCTACCAATTGCTGGGACTTACATTAAAGCCCTTTATTTGCACGCCaggatttttaaagagaggttcAAACAAGACgttgttttgctgcttttcttctcTGAGTGGCATTTTTTCAGTTCAGGATAGTATGTTGgattttttggtttgttgtttttttccagtttagagctggaagggaaaTCCCAAGGACTCAAAAGGACTGCAGAGGGCCTCCAGCAGATGCATTTACTCCCACGCAGGGGTGCGGGATTATGAGGCCGATTATCTCCTTGAGCCCTAAATTATCCTCCAAGTCCTGCCATTTGTCTCATCACTGCCAAACTCCCCTAAAGAATATACACTACTAAAGCAACTTCCTTTCTCATCAATTTAGTCACAGCCTGCGGTGTGCCTTCGTCCCACCCCAACCCGCCTCGGCTCCGCGGAATTCAGAGTGACTAAGGGCGACAATAAATTGGTCTGCCTCCTCTTGGCCTCCAGGAGGCGTCTGATACCGCCTTCAAACTTGCTCCCTTGGCTTTCAAAATGTCCTCCGACTCTCCTCACCCCGCACGTAGTCCTCGGCCCATCCCTAAATCCGCGCGTCCATCCAAGCTCTGCCTCCCTCCCGACCCCTTGCACTGTTCATTCTCCCCCAAGAGTCTTACCCATTTCCATGCTTTCAACAAGGTATAACACCCAAACTTGCAGAAACTCCGAGCCTTACACCAAACTGCTCACTGGGTATTTCAACTCGTTTGTTCCAACTACTCAACCTAAACAAAGGCGAATTTATTCAAACAATGCCCACcctcctttctttgttctgttttcctgaaTTGCACCAACAATCTTGCAGGTCCCTAAGCCGAAATCTACTCCCTGCATCTTAACAGCATATCCAGTTATTTCCTTAACAACTCTTCAGCCTTTTCCTCCACGTTCCTCTTGAATGCTTCATCATCCTCTCTTAGATCAGCATCAGCAACAGaccctgaagatttgtttgcagATTCCTAATCCTCCACCTGCCTTTCATAGAAATCTTTCCTGAAAGTTCTGTTCCTTTTTCCTCAGCCTCCCATCCCTGGGAGTTCTACATCCTACACACCATTTTCACCCTTTCCTGAGAATCCTGTAAGGACATGAGGCAGAATGCTATAGAGAAAGGAATACGCAAATTCTATTCCTTGAGTCCTTTTCTGATGTTCTATTTTATCTTCACCTTTTTCTACAGTGCATGCTACCTACCAGGCTATGGGTATACAGAACACAAACTAGTACAAAGAACTCAGTAATGAGATGCGTCTAGAAAATGGAGGAATTCTGAACTCTGCAAGTTAAATTACTTAATGTCAGCTATCTGTAGAGATTACCTCTGGTAAGAGTGCTGGTATAGATTTGTCAAACACTCAAATCCAATCAGAGGTGATGGGAGTGTTTCCTCAGTAGTAGAATATAACTGAAGATCATTTGCACCCAACCATCATTTCAAAAGATGCATGTGTTAATAGAAAGGTATAGTCCACTTACAGTCTAAAAAGGGCAATTACAGTAAAAATGCGTTGTGTTTTTCCAACAGTGACTATATATGTCAGCTAGACACAAAGGTTTGGGCTGTTATAGGAGGGTCCCTTGCTGTGAAAGCATCATCCTTTTCTCACAGCCTGGGTGAACCCTTTCTGAACACTCTCCAACTCTCTTAGCTCAGATTCTGTGTTCAATTAACAACTTTCTGATTATTCTATTGCAAGATAAAAATATGAGGCTGAGGAGGGGAGAGCCAGTTATGAAAAGATGCATCTATTGCTGGAAGTTAACAAATCTGCATTCTGGACTATTCATAAATATCTTGTGTATTCTGTTAATGTGAGTCTCTCCCCAAGAAGTCAGTCAACTCTAGAAGTTCTGATAGTGTCAACTTTTCAGAAATACAGAGTCTGAATCCAGATAGTGGGGAGCCCACCGCAACTCTGGCATCCACAAAGGCCCTGCTTGAGAGACCAGCTGACTTCCCTCTCTCTGGGCTCTGGTGCATTTTTTCACTTCTATTACAGTGACCCTGTGCCGATGGGGagagtaaaaggaaaagagattatACTGAACTCTTACTAGGTGAAAAATCCCATGTTGAGGGCTACCTAGGAAGTAGATATAAGTGCTTGTTTCACAAATAAAGAGTTAAAGGGCTTGCCATAAGTCTCACAGCCACTTACTAAGACATGAttagaacccaggtctgtctgagtCAAAGACTGCTCTTCACGACTTCATTCATACTGCTTCACCAA
The sequence above is drawn from the Desmodus rotundus isolate HL8 chromosome 12, HLdesRot8A.1, whole genome shotgun sequence genome and encodes:
- the LOC112313459 gene encoding histone H2A type 2-A, with product MSGRGKQGGKARAKAKSRSSRAGLQFPVGRVHRLLRKGNYAERVGAGAPVYMAAVLEYLTAEILELAGNAARDNKKTRIIPRHLQLAIRNDEELNKLLGKVTIAQGGVLPNIQAVLLPKKTESHHKAKGK
- the LOC128779799 gene encoding histone H2B type 2-E translates to MPEPAKSAPAPKKGSKKAVTKAQKKDGKKRKRSRKESYSIYVYKVLKQVHPDTGISSKAMGIMNSFVNDIFERIAGEASRLAHYNKRSTITSREIQTAVRLLLPGELAKHAVSEGTKAVTKYTSSK